A window of Notolabrus celidotus isolate fNotCel1 chromosome 11, fNotCel1.pri, whole genome shotgun sequence contains these coding sequences:
- the cbln4 gene encoding cerebellin-4, translated as MVNSLILVLSWAVMSEVARAQNDTEPIVLEGKCLVVCDSNPATDWKASSSPLGISVRAANSKVAFSAVRSNNHEPSEMSNKTRIIYFDQVLVNIGNYFTFESVFLSPRKGVYSFNFHVIKVYQSQTIQVNLMLNGKPVISAFAGDKDVTREAATNGVLLYLEKEDKVYLKLEKGNLVGGWQYSTFSGFLVFPL; from the exons ATGGTGAACTCCCTCATACTGGTGTTAAGCTGGGCAGTGATGTCTGAGGTGGCGAGAGCTCAGAATGACACGGAGCCCATTGTCCTGGAGGGGAAATGCCTCGTGGTGTGTGACTCGAACCCGGCCACGGACTGGAAGGCTTCGTCCTCTCCGCTCGGCATCTCTGTGCGCGCTGCCAACTCGAAGGTGGCTTTCTCTGCAGTCCGGAGCAACAACCACGAGCCCTCGGAGATGAGCAACAAAACGAGAATAATCTACTTCGACCAG GTTCTGGTGAATATAGGAAACTACTTCACGTTTGAGTCAGTATTTTTGTCCCCGAGGAAAGGAGTCTACAGTTTTAACTTCCATGTCATTAAAGTGTATCAGAGCCAGACCATACAG GTGAACTTGATGTTGAATGGGAAACCCGTCATCTCTGCCTTCGCGGGTGATAAAGACGTAACGCGTGAGGCAGCAACCAATGGAGTTTTGCTCTATCTAGAAAAAGAGGACAAAGTTTACCTGAAGCTGGAGAAGGGGAACCTCGTTGGTGGATGGCAATACTCAACATTTTCTGGCTTTCTTGTGTtcccactgtaa